The following is a genomic window from Thioclava electrotropha.
CAATATGCGCTGCAGCGGCTCGAAGAGCTGACCAAGGGCATGGATCGCTATATCACCACCGAGGTGGGCCAGCACCAGATGTGGGCCGCGCAGTTCCTCGGGTTTGAGGATCCGAACCGCTGGATGACCTCCGGGGGGCTGGGCACGATGGGTTACGGCTTCCCGGCTTCGATCGGCGTGCAGATCGCCCATCCCGAGAGCCTCGTGATCAACGTGGCGGGCGAGGCGAGCTGGCTGATGAACATGCAGGAGATGGGTACCGCGACCCAGTTCCGCGTGCCGGTGAAGCAGTTCATCCTCAATAACGAGCGTCTGGGCATGGTCCGCCAGTGGCAGGAACTGCTGCATGGCGAGCGCTACTCGCATAGCTGGTCGGAAAGCCTGCCCGATTTCGTGAAGCTCGCCGAGAGCTTCGGCTGGAAGGGGATGCAGGTCTCCGACCCCGCCGATCTCGACGATGCGATCATGGAGATGATCAAGCATGACGGCCCGGTGCTGTTCGACTGCCTCGTGGAGAAGCACGAGAACTGCTTCCCGATGATCCCGTCCGGCAAGCCGCATAACGAGATGCTGCTGGCGGCCGATGCCGATGTCTTCAAGGAAGGCGCCGCGCTGGTGTGAGCGACGCCGGGGGCTCTGCCCCCGGACCCCCGGGATATTTGGACCAAGCCGAAGATCGGGTCCGAACTAGGAAAAGGAGAGAGGCAATGGCCGCTCTGAAGATCAAGAAAGGCTCCTCGAGCCATTCCGCTTACGACCTGCGCGACAGCCACGACCAGATTGAGCGTAGCCATACGCTCGCCGTGATCGTGGATAACGAGGCGGGGGTTCTGGCCCGCGTCATCGGGCTGTTCTCGGGCCGCGGCTACAACATCGACAGCCTGACCGTGGCCGAGGTGGACCATAAGGGCCATCGCAGCCGGATCACCGTCGTCACCCGCGGCACCGAGAACGTGATCGACCAGATCAAGGCGCAGCTGGGCCGCATCGTGCCGGTTCACGAAGTGAAGGACCTCACCGTCGAGGGCTACCCGGTCGAGCGCGAACTGGCGCTGATCAAGGTCGCGGGCACCGGCGACAAGCGCATCGAGGCGCTGCGTCTGGCCGAGATCTTCCGCGCCAATGTTGTCGACTCGACGCTGGAGAGCTTTGTCTTCGAGATCACCGGCACGCCGGAGAAGATCGACGCTTTCGCCGATCTGATGCGCCCGCTGGGTCTGGCCGAGGTGGCCCGCACCGGGGTCGCGGCCCTCTCGCGCGGGGCCTGAGCCCGAGCGACATGGCCGAGCCGCATCCCGCCACCGATCCCGCTCTGGGTGTCGTCATCGTCACCTATCGGTCCTCGGACGTGATCGCGGCCTGCATCGCCTCGCTGCGTGCGGCGACCGGCGTGGCGCTGCATGTGGTGGTAGTCGACAATGCCTCGCCCGATGACACGGTCGAGGTGATCCGCGCAGCCGTCCCCGATCTGATGGGGGCTGCGGAGGCGGGTCAGGAAGGCATCGCTCTGATCGAAGCGGGGGCCAATGGCGGGTTTGCTGCGGGCGTCAATCTGGGCCTCGCACGGCTCGCGGCCAATCCCGCGCTCGACCGGTTCTGGCTGCTCAACCCCGATTGCGTCGTGCCGCCCGAGACGCCTGCGCTTCTCGTTTCGCATGATCCCGGACCGCGAGGTGCCGCGATGATCGCGCATCGGGTGGTCTATGGCGACGCGCCCGACACGATCCAGATCGACGGCGGGGTGATCGACCGGCGCACCGGGATCACCCATAACCTCAACCAGTTCGCCGCTGCCGACAGCCCTGCCCCGGACCCGTCCCGGATCGACTTCGTCACCGGCGCGAGCCTCGTCGCCACCCGCGCCCATCTCGAGCGTGCGGGGCCGATGACGGAAGATTATTTCCTTTACTACGAAGAGGTCGACTGGGCGCTGCGCCGGGGCGATCTGCCGATCTCCTATTGCGAAGGCGCGGTCGTCCATCACGTCGCGGGCACGGCGATCGGCTCGCAGCGGATGGGCTCGGTCGCCTCGCCGTTCTCGCAATATTTCAAGCATCGCGCACGAGCGATGTTCCTGCGTCGCCATTTCCCCGCCGGGCTGATCGGCGGCGCGGCGTGGTCGCTGGCGAAAGCCGCACAACTGCGCGCGCAAGGGCATGGGGCGGAAGCCGCAGCGCTCTTGTGGGGCTTCTTCGGGATGGCCCCGCCTGCGCCAGTTCTGGCCTCGCTCAGCCCCGATGCGCGAGCGAAGATAGGGCGTTAGCGACCCAGCGCGCGGGCATAGATCCCCGCCATAGCCTCGGCCTTAACCGGCCAGAGCCCTTCTCGCAGAACCTTCTCCTTGCCCGCAGCCCCAAGCCGGGCGCGCAGGTCGGGATCATCGGCGAGCCGTTCGATCGCCTCCGCGACATCGCGGGCCAGTGCCTCGGGCGTGGAGACCGGACATTTCAGCCCCGTCACGCCCTGCTCGACGATGCCGTCGGGCCCGCCGCGGGCCGCGGCGATCACCGGCAGGCCCCAGCGCATCGCCTCGTAAAGAACATTGCCCGCCGGTTCGCGCCAGCTCGGGAAGGCGAAGATGTCCGATTGGGCGTAGAGGCGTTCGACCTCCTCGCGCGGGATCGCCCCGCGGAAATCGCAACGACCTGCGATGCCGAGGCGCGCAGCCTCGGCCCGGCAGATCTCGATCTCCTCGCCTGCCCCGGCGCTGGTCAGATGCAACGCGCGGCGATCCTTCAACAGCCCCATCGCGCGGACCACGTCGCGCAAGCCCTTCGTGCGCACGCCGCGCCCGACGTGCAGCAGCCGGATTTGCCCGTCAGCCCGCGGGGCGCGCTCTGGCGCAGGCTCCTCGATCCCGAGTTCCAGGACATTCGCGTAGTCACGGATCGGCACCGGGGCGAGGTGGTCGCGGATATAAGGCGCGACGCCAAGCACCAGTGCGGCCTCGGCGTAGGAGCGCCGCAGGAACGGATCGAAGCGCAGCCGCAGATGATCGAGTGCGCGCAGCCGGGTATACCACTTCGCCGCCCCGCTTTCGGCGGCGAAGGCAGGCGGGGTCGAGAGCGCACCGCCAAGAGGACCGATCACGTAAGCCACACCCGCCCCGCGCAGAGGCGTTGCATAGCGCATCGCC
Proteins encoded in this region:
- the ilvN gene encoding acetolactate synthase small subunit, yielding MAALKIKKGSSSHSAYDLRDSHDQIERSHTLAVIVDNEAGVLARVIGLFSGRGYNIDSLTVAEVDHKGHRSRITVVTRGTENVIDQIKAQLGRIVPVHEVKDLTVEGYPVERELALIKVAGTGDKRIEALRLAEIFRANVVDSTLESFVFEITGTPEKIDAFADLMRPLGLAEVARTGVAALSRGA
- a CDS encoding glycosyltransferase family 2 protein, which gives rise to MAEPHPATDPALGVVIVTYRSSDVIAACIASLRAATGVALHVVVVDNASPDDTVEVIRAAVPDLMGAAEAGQEGIALIEAGANGGFAAGVNLGLARLAANPALDRFWLLNPDCVVPPETPALLVSHDPGPRGAAMIAHRVVYGDAPDTIQIDGGVIDRRTGITHNLNQFAAADSPAPDPSRIDFVTGASLVATRAHLERAGPMTEDYFLYYEEVDWALRRGDLPISYCEGAVVHHVAGTAIGSQRMGSVASPFSQYFKHRARAMFLRRHFPAGLIGGAAWSLAKAAQLRAQGHGAEAAALLWGFFGMAPPAPVLASLSPDARAKIGR
- a CDS encoding glycosyltransferase family 4 protein, producing MSDRLRVLLIAPTLSKEAIGEAFVAFKWAEALSPLVDLTVATFQSPRHSPISEQLPQARVVTWPRPTVLDSNPRLRAMLKPDWPIFARHVRRWLRDNAREFDIAHQIMPQAMRYATPLRGAGVAYVIGPLGGALSTPPAFAAESGAAKWYTRLRALDHLRLRFDPFLRRSYAEAALVLGVAPYIRDHLAPVPIRDYANVLELGIEEPAPERAPRADGQIRLLHVGRGVRTKGLRDVVRAMGLLKDRRALHLTSAGAGEEIEICRAEAARLGIAGRCDFRGAIPREEVERLYAQSDIFAFPSWREPAGNVLYEAMRWGLPVIAAARGGPDGIVEQGVTGLKCPVSTPEALARDVAEAIERLADDPDLRARLGAAGKEKVLREGLWPVKAEAMAGIYARALGR